Proteins from a genomic interval of Chanos chanos chromosome 3, fChaCha1.1, whole genome shotgun sequence:
- the LOC115806932 gene encoding SAM pointed domain-containing Ets transcription factor-like, translating into MGSPERHLSYGDYTDFSQGHTGLWDMEDAKPSRGLPSMPLQGVYLSRFDMLLSDDTAWLLRKADMATPLTRDVEQIRCKEVGQCPGIDSPGLGLELCPPVMDGQVEIEERCLEQVQSLVVGEVLKDIETACKLLNIPPDPMEWNPGNVQKWVLWTEHMYRLPQVGRDFQELSGRDLCMMSEEDFRQRSSQCGDVLYAHLDIWKTAAWMKERCCPEDSSVNGTEELCSEVDSCCTGQPIHLWQFLRELLLKPHNYGRSIRWLNKEKGIFKIEDSAHVAKLWGIRKNRPAMNYDKLSRSIRQYYKKGIIRKPEVSQRLVYQFVHPV; encoded by the exons ATGGGTAGTCCAGAAAGACATTTATCCTACGGTGATTACACAGACTTCAGTCAAGGTCACACAGGACTGTGGGACATGGAGGATGCCAAGCCATCACGTGgccttcccagcatgcctctgCAGGGTGTCTATCTGTCCCGCTTTGACATGCTACTCTCTGATGATACTGCGTGGCTTCTTAGGAAGGCTGACATGGCCACACCCCTCACCCGAGACGTAGAACAAATCCGCTGCAAGGAAGTGGGACAGTGCCCGGGGATTGACAGCCCAGGGCTAGGGCTGGAGTTGTGTCCACCTGTGATGGATGGACAGGTGGAAATAGAGGAGAGGTGTTTGGAACAGGTGCAGAGTCTTGTAGTTGGGGAAGTGTTGAAGGACATCGAAACAGCATGCAAACTGCTCAATATCCCACCAG ACCCAATGGAATGGAACCCAGGGAATGTGCAGAAGTGGGTTCTATGGACTGAACACATGTACAGGCTCCCCCAGGTTGGGAGAGACTTTCAGGAGCTTAGTGGGCGAGACCTGTGTATGATGAGCGAGGAAGACTTCAGACAGAGATCTTCACAGTGTGGAGATGTGCTCTATGCTCACCTGGACATCTGGAAGACAG CTGCTTGGATGAAGGAAAGGTGCTGCCCTGAAGACAGCAGTGTCAATG GAACAGAGGAGCTATGTTCGGAGGTAGATTCCTGCTGTACTGGGCAGCCAATCCATCTTTGGCAGTTTCTCCGAGAACTACTGCTTAAACCTCACAACTATGGTCGCTCCATTCGCTGGCTTAACAAGGAGAAAG GTATCTTCAAAATTGAGGACTCAGCACATGTGGCAAAACTCTGGGGCATCAGGAAGAACCGCCCTGCCATGAACTATGATAAACTTAGCCGGTCCATTCGCCAGTACTACAAGAAGGGCATCATTCGTAAACCAGAGGTATCCCAGAGACTGGTCTACCAGTTTGTCCATCCTGTATGA
- the LOC115808006 gene encoding protein kinase C and casein kinase substrate in neurons protein 1-like, with protein MSGSYDESAGADDTMDSFWEVGNYKRAVKRIDDGHRLCNDLMNCLQERAKIEKAYSQQLTEWSKRWRQLVEKGPQYGSVERAWLAVMTEADKVSELHQEVKNGLLNEDIEKVKNWQKDSYHKQMMGGFKETKEAEEGFKKAQKPWAKKLKEMETAKKTYHMACKEEKLAATREANGKADASVTPDQQKKLHEKTEKCKQDVQKAKEKYEKSLEELNKCTPQYMESMEQVFDQCQQLEVKRLTFLKEVLLDIKRHLNLTENQSYATVYRELERTILAANTQDDLKWFSNNHGPGMHMNWPQFEEYNPDATNAVAKREKKKPDGVAPATPSTEHGGHPGDRGSVSSYDKNQAYSAEWSDDEQPAYSGNETNGGANSFEDDSASGRGVRVRALYDYDGQEQDELSFKAGDELTKIEDEDDQGWCRGRLDNGRTGLYPANYVEEI; from the exons ATGTCTGGCTCCTACGATGAATCTGCTGGTGCTGATGACACTATGGACAGCTTCTGGGAG GTAGGGAACTACAAGCGTGCTGTCAAGAGAATCGATGATGGCCATCGACTCTGTAATGACCTTATGAACTGCCTTCAGGAACGTGCCAAGATAGAGAAGGCATACAGTCAACAGCTCACTGAGTGGTCCAAGAGATGGAGGCAACTCGTCGAGAAAG GGCCTCAGTATGGTTCAGTGGAGAGAGCCTGGCTGGCAGTGATGACTGAAGCAGATAAAGTGAGTGAGCTTCATCAAGAGGTGAAGAACGGTTTGCTGAATGAGGACATTGAGAAAGTGAAGAACTGGCAGAAAGACTCTTACCACAAACAGATGATGGGTGGGTTCAAGGAAACCAAAGAGGCAGAAGAGGGCTTCAAGAAGGCGCAGAAACCATGGGCCAAGAAACTCAAAGAG ATGGAGACAGCAAAGAAGACATATCACATGGCCTGTAAGGAGGAGAAACTAGCAGCCACACGTGAGGCTAACGGCAAGGCAGACGCCTCTGTTACTCCAGACCAGCAGAAAAAACTCCACGAGAAGACGGAGAAATGCAAACAAGACGtacagaag GCAAAGGAGAAATATGAAAAGTCCCTGGAGGAGCTGAACAAATGTACACCCCAGTATATGGAAAGTATGGAGCAAGTGTTTGACCAGTGCCAGCAGCTGGAGGTTAAAAGACTGACCTTTCTCAAAGAAGTCTTACTGGACATCAAACGGCACCTCAACCTCACTGAGAACCAAAG CTATGCCACAGTGTACCGGGAGCTTGAACGTACCATTCTGGCAGCGAATACACAGGATGACCTGAAATGGTTCAGTAATAACCATGGCCCTGGCATGCATATGAACTGGCCTCAGTTTGAG GAATATAATCCAGATGCCACAAATGCTGTTgctaagagagagaagaagaagccTGATGGAGTGGCTCCTGCCACCCCCAGCACAGAGCATGGGGGTCATCCTGGAGACCGCGGCAG TGTGAGCAGCTACGATAAGAACCAGGCTTATTCAGCGGAGTGGTCTGACGATGAGCAGCCTGCTTATTCGGGTAATGAGACAAACGGGGGTGCCAACTCCTTCGAGGATGATTCGGCCAGCGGACGAGGGGTGCGGGTGCGAGCACTGTATGACTATGATGGACAAGAGCAGGATGAACTGAGCTTCAAAGCAG GTGATGAACTGACTAAGATTGAAGATGAGGATGACCAGGGATGGTGCAGAGGTCGTCTAGACAACGGGCGGACGGGCTTATATCCAGCCAACTACGTTGAGGAAATCTAA